One segment of Haloplanus natans DSM 17983 DNA contains the following:
- a CDS encoding redoxin domain-containing protein, with protein sequence MLPEGTAAPEFTLPGTAMDRDAIEMSTYSLADALQRGPVIINFYLFDFHPECTEHMCSLHDLLWFDLDDRVTVFGISTDRSFSHRAFAETEELAFALLSDSDGSVAESYDVFYEEFDGHKRIAKRSVFVVDTDGTIRYAWSTDDPTAQPDFSAVKDTLERLQIARADD encoded by the coding sequence ATGCTCCCCGAAGGCACCGCCGCACCGGAGTTCACGTTGCCCGGAACCGCGATGGACCGAGACGCGATCGAGATGTCGACGTACTCGCTTGCCGACGCGCTCCAGCGAGGGCCGGTGATCATCAACTTCTATCTCTTCGATTTCCACCCGGAGTGCACCGAACACATGTGCTCGCTCCACGATCTGCTGTGGTTCGACCTCGACGACCGAGTGACGGTGTTCGGTATCTCCACGGATCGGTCGTTCAGCCATCGAGCGTTCGCGGAGACGGAGGAACTGGCCTTCGCCCTCCTCTCGGATAGCGACGGGAGCGTCGCCGAATCCTACGACGTGTTCTACGAGGAGTTCGACGGCCACAAACGGATCGCGAAGCGTTCGGTCTTCGTCGTCGACACCGACGGGACGATTCGGTACGCGTGGAGCACCGACGATCCCACCGCGCAACCGGACTTCTCGGCGGTCAAGGACACACTCGAAAGATTGCAGATCGCCCGCGCCGACGACTGA
- a CDS encoding helix-turn-helix domain-containing protein yields the protein MSEHDTNRSAEDGEAVQYDPASSRYDVFECPDCDNVVLALGRDDPPMSCHGESMQRVTDCDITVKPPDVRQVLLDAFGLPKAGLDICLCVIGEGPLSANEVAESLGYDRSTVTRYLNKLVDIGLLRRSELNREAGGVVNVYHSVDLERMRRETLIGFYIWAGEAAALIEEANVTKQDYMAENPDRELPDVFWESFPDN from the coding sequence ATGTCTGAACACGACACGAACCGATCCGCCGAGGACGGCGAGGCAGTTCAGTACGATCCGGCGTCCAGCAGGTACGACGTCTTCGAGTGTCCCGACTGTGACAACGTCGTCCTGGCGCTCGGCCGCGACGACCCACCGATGTCCTGTCACGGGGAGTCGATGCAACGCGTTACCGACTGCGATATCACCGTCAAACCGCCCGACGTCAGACAGGTCCTCCTCGACGCGTTCGGCCTCCCCAAAGCCGGCCTCGACATCTGTCTCTGTGTCATCGGTGAAGGGCCACTCTCGGCGAACGAAGTCGCCGAATCGCTGGGCTACGACCGGAGTACCGTGACGCGGTATCTGAACAAACTCGTCGACATCGGTCTGCTTCGCCGATCCGAACTGAACCGCGAGGCGGGGGGCGTCGTCAACGTCTATCATTCGGTCGACCTGGAGCGGATGCGCCGCGAGACGCTGATCGGCTTTTACATCTGGGCCGGTGAAGCGGCCGCACTCATCGAGGAAGCTAACGTGACGAAACAGGATTACATGGCCGAGAATCCGGACCGCGAACTCCCGGACGTGTTCTGGGAATCGTTCCCCGACAACTGA
- a CDS encoding MFS transporter — MVSRKHRVLLVIALAELLAMSLWFSATAAAPELAAEWGLTDGETAWLTIAVQLGFVAGALLSSALTLADVIRPRYLFAGSAVAGAVFTAAIAGFVTSAAPAIALRFLTGIALAGVYPTGMKILAGWFEEGRGFAIGMLVGALTVGSALPHLLRAVGGVGQPRVVLYGAAGLSVLGGLLVLLVEPGPHQAPAAPFDPSAIGRILRDRGTMLANGGYFGHMWELYAVWTWIPAYLIASIAANGGSGESSSLASLLAFGTIAVGGVGAVVAGSAADRFGRTQTTSASMAISGVACIAAGFVFGSSLLVLVPFVLVWGLVIVADSAQFSAAVSELAEGSYVGTALTLQTAIGFLLTTVSIQLIPMVVDLVGWRWAFAPLALGPILGTLSMQRLRNLPEATKLAGGRG; from the coding sequence ATGGTATCCCGAAAACATCGAGTGCTGTTGGTGATCGCGCTGGCCGAACTCCTCGCCATGTCGCTGTGGTTCAGCGCGACCGCCGCGGCGCCGGAGTTGGCGGCCGAATGGGGGCTCACCGACGGCGAGACGGCGTGGTTGACCATCGCGGTGCAGTTGGGCTTCGTCGCCGGTGCGCTCCTCTCCTCGGCGCTCACGCTCGCGGACGTAATTCGGCCCCGGTATCTGTTCGCCGGTTCGGCCGTCGCTGGCGCAGTGTTCACGGCCGCCATTGCTGGATTCGTCACGTCGGCCGCGCCAGCCATCGCGCTCCGATTTTTGACCGGCATCGCCTTGGCCGGGGTGTATCCCACCGGGATGAAGATTCTCGCCGGCTGGTTCGAGGAGGGCCGCGGATTCGCAATCGGCATGTTGGTCGGCGCACTGACCGTCGGATCGGCGCTTCCGCACCTGCTCCGAGCCGTCGGCGGCGTCGGACAACCTCGGGTCGTGCTGTACGGGGCCGCAGGCCTGTCGGTTCTCGGTGGGCTGTTGGTCCTCCTCGTCGAACCGGGGCCCCATCAGGCACCGGCGGCACCGTTCGATCCGAGCGCGATCGGTCGCATCCTCCGGGACCGGGGAACGATGCTGGCCAACGGTGGCTACTTCGGGCACATGTGGGAGCTCTACGCCGTCTGGACGTGGATCCCTGCCTACCTGATCGCGAGCATCGCGGCGAACGGCGGGAGCGGCGAGTCGTCGAGTCTCGCCTCGCTCCTGGCGTTCGGCACTATCGCCGTCGGTGGCGTCGGCGCCGTCGTCGCCGGCTCCGCGGCCGACCGGTTCGGTCGGACGCAGACCACGAGCGCGAGCATGGCCATCAGCGGCGTCGCCTGTATCGCCGCGGGATTCGTCTTCGGGTCGTCGTTGCTCGTTCTCGTACCCTTCGTTCTCGTGTGGGGACTCGTCATCGTCGCCGATTCGGCCCAGTTTTCCGCGGCCGTCTCCGAACTCGCCGAAGGGTCCTACGTCGGGACGGCGCTGACGCTCCAGACGGCCATCGGATTCCTCCTGACGACCGTATCGATCCAGCTGATCCCGATGGTCGTGGATCTGGTCGGCTGGCGCTGGGCGTTCGCACCGCTGGCTCTCGGCCCGATTCTCGGGACCTTGTCGATGCAGCGACTTCGGAACCTCCCCGAGGCGACGAAGCTCGCCGGTGGTCGCGGATAG
- a CDS encoding L,D-transpeptidase codes for MERSDPVRVVVWMRDAPPPPEDPRSRVLDRLRELEADGAVDDVSVRVWGQYVDPPSDAPAGEEGSIQTRIAEFEAWADREDHSLEPAFGRCERSTMVSTDRREVIRLPLQCLAVYAGDRLVGVFPCSTGNGTETVADCVGRLEAGDVVDAQDVD; via the coding sequence ATGGAACGGTCCGACCCCGTCCGCGTCGTGGTCTGGATGCGAGATGCGCCACCGCCGCCGGAGGATCCCCGTTCGAGGGTTCTCGACCGGCTTCGTGAACTGGAAGCCGACGGCGCCGTCGACGACGTGTCGGTTCGCGTGTGGGGGCAGTACGTCGATCCGCCTTCCGACGCTCCTGCAGGCGAAGAGGGGTCGATCCAGACGCGAATTGCCGAGTTCGAGGCGTGGGCCGACCGCGAAGATCACTCCCTCGAACCGGCCTTCGGGCGGTGTGAACGGTCGACGATGGTCTCGACGGACCGACGCGAGGTGATCCGCCTCCCGCTCCAGTGTCTGGCGGTTTACGCCGGCGACCGACTCGTCGGCGTGTTCCCGTGTTCGACGGGGAACGGGACGGAAACGGTGGCGGATTGTGTCGGACGTCTCGAAGCGGGAGACGTGGTCGACGCTCAGGATGTGGACTGA
- a CDS encoding NAD(P)H-hydrate epimerase has protein sequence MTTDAFVTASGTHVPAVTAETMRDVDRVAVEDVGLQLLQMMENAGRTLAHRVAATGEEPVVVVAGNGGNGGGGLACARHLHNHDVRVAVVIDRDPDALSGAAAQQYGILDATDVSVTSGVEELAAFDRIGVVVDALIGYGLDGPIRDPARGLVEETNRRGSRVVSLDVPSGIDATTGETLGAAVHPETTVTLAVPKTGLRTCPGQLVLADIGIPRVVYDRLDIAYDDPFGREWWIELATGD, from the coding sequence ATGACTACCGACGCGTTCGTGACGGCGTCGGGGACGCATGTGCCGGCCGTGACGGCGGAGACGATGCGCGATGTCGACCGGGTTGCCGTCGAGGACGTGGGACTACAGTTGCTCCAGATGATGGAGAACGCGGGCCGAACGTTGGCCCATCGGGTCGCTGCGACAGGTGAGGAACCGGTAGTGGTCGTGGCCGGAAACGGCGGCAACGGCGGTGGCGGGTTGGCGTGTGCTCGACATCTCCATAACCACGACGTTCGAGTGGCTGTCGTCATCGACCGCGACCCCGACGCGTTGTCCGGGGCCGCGGCACAGCAGTATGGGATTCTCGACGCGACGGACGTGTCGGTCACGAGCGGCGTCGAAGAACTGGCTGCGTTCGATCGAATCGGCGTGGTCGTCGACGCGCTCATCGGTTACGGCCTCGACGGCCCGATCCGCGATCCGGCACGGGGCCTCGTCGAGGAAACGAACCGACGCGGATCGAGAGTCGTCTCCCTCGACGTGCCCTCCGGTATCGACGCCACGACCGGCGAGACACTCGGGGCAGCCGTCCACCCGGAGACGACGGTCACGCTCGCCGTACCGAAGACGGGACTACGAACCTGTCCGGGACAGCTCGTTCTCGCCGACATCGGCATTCCGCGGGTCGTGTACGACCGCCTCGACATCGCATACGACGACCCGTTCGGCCGAGAGTGGTGGATCGAACTGGCGACTGGGGACTGA
- a CDS encoding dihydrolipoyl dehydrogenase family protein: MSDFDVLVIGGGTGNNVASAAADAGLDTALVEPGPLGGTCLNRGCNPSKMLIQAANAVNHVHDAERFHVEATLDGVDHAAVVDEMDDLLGGIATDMETRYRERPNLTLFDEYTEFVDERTVTLGGESVTADKVVVATGSRPVVPPIDGLNEIDYLTSQDALYRRELPDSLVIMGGGYIAVELGYVFETMGTDVTIVEMNDRLVHREDSDVAELFTELAAARHDVYTGHRVTAVEETADGYAVHAETEAGDELTVDGSEVLVALGRRPNSDSLNLDAAGIEVDDRGFVETNEYLETSADNVWAQGDVAGNALFKHSGDYETRHTVANVVHEERRTLDLSAMPHTIFTEPQIAGVGKTEAELDDREYVVGRADYADSAMGRAKKLEDGFVKVLAATDGTILGAHAIGYEASTLLHEAVVAMRHGLTVKDVGETIHAHPTLSKVVEAAFRDATK, translated from the coding sequence ATGAGCGATTTCGACGTACTCGTCATCGGCGGAGGAACCGGAAACAACGTCGCCTCGGCAGCGGCGGACGCCGGACTCGACACGGCGCTCGTCGAACCGGGACCGCTGGGCGGCACCTGTCTCAACCGTGGATGCAACCCCTCCAAAATGTTGATTCAGGCCGCGAACGCCGTCAACCACGTCCACGATGCCGAGCGCTTCCACGTCGAAGCCACGCTCGACGGCGTGGATCACGCGGCCGTCGTCGACGAGATGGACGACCTGCTGGGGGGCATCGCTACAGACATGGAGACGCGGTACCGCGAGCGGCCCAACCTGACGCTGTTCGACGAGTACACCGAGTTCGTCGACGAACGGACGGTAACGCTCGGCGGCGAATCCGTCACCGCCGACAAGGTCGTCGTCGCGACGGGGAGTCGCCCGGTCGTCCCACCCATCGACGGCCTCAACGAGATCGACTACCTCACGAGCCAAGACGCGCTCTACCGGCGCGAACTCCCGGACAGTCTCGTCATCATGGGAGGTGGCTACATCGCCGTCGAATTAGGGTACGTGTTCGAGACGATGGGCACCGACGTGACCATCGTCGAAATGAACGACCGGCTGGTCCACCGGGAGGATAGCGACGTGGCGGAACTGTTCACGGAACTCGCAGCCGCTCGTCACGACGTGTACACCGGGCACCGCGTCACGGCCGTCGAGGAGACGGCCGACGGCTACGCCGTCCACGCCGAAACCGAGGCCGGTGACGAACTGACCGTCGACGGGAGCGAGGTGCTGGTCGCACTCGGCCGCCGCCCGAACTCCGACTCCCTGAACCTCGACGCTGCTGGCATCGAGGTCGACGACCGCGGATTCGTCGAGACGAACGAATACCTCGAGACGAGTGCGGACAACGTCTGGGCACAGGGCGACGTGGCGGGGAACGCGCTGTTCAAACACTCCGGTGATTACGAAACCCGACACACGGTGGCGAACGTCGTCCACGAGGAACGGCGGACGCTCGACCTCTCCGCGATGCCACACACCATCTTTACCGAGCCACAGATCGCCGGCGTCGGGAAGACCGAGGCGGAACTCGACGACCGTGAGTACGTCGTCGGACGAGCGGACTACGCCGACTCGGCGATGGGTCGCGCGAAGAAACTCGAAGACGGCTTCGTGAAAGTGCTCGCGGCGACCGACGGGACCATTCTGGGCGCGCACGCCATCGGTTACGAGGCGTCGACCCTGCTGCACGAGGCCGTCGTCGCGATGCGGCACGGCCTCACCGTCAAGGACGTTGGCGAGACCATCCACGCCCACCCGACGCTGAGCAAGGTCGTCGAAGCGGCGTTCAGAGACGCGACGAAGTGA
- a CDS encoding cupredoxin domain-containing protein has protein sequence MAIDDIDRRTLLRLGGVAAIGALAGCNSQQGSEATSTATTTPTSTATATEASGTNPPGADQLGGPDDLQSSATVEATMLSSDQGAGQHVNTPAVVWVEQGATVTWNIAEGSHSITAYHPDFDRSLRIPEGATAFDSGILSAGESFEHTFDTPGVYNYFCRPHEGLGMVGLVVVGQPQEGPGTTTTADIELSAAAQSLTRLLDVAGIVASEGGTTNAYAWQDATWDSYWYSLYNMSTNIAMSGNGVQFPHNDAQRQQFEQRVPAMLQHADVDKPPIKNPNLNMAAFTEGDPHFTQKPVFDSGDGRPDASTLQWDMSKSSKVVSPSSVAWTHLKGVTWAKNFQKHFETLPPGIAAKFRAQMLTTLAQIGTNATLIAGGPDGNGALTKGDSLELVSEFRPSDGTVVDDTARPNHHSAMLWFLSDLTSLAQNGWFGYVNPEPLIPNGKIQQLADGMAQTTMNLFDPSDVADMGSTRDLGQMLGAVGWYGTHAGSDELRAAAASYADDLAAEVDAHLEGNGHVADGVANGAATQGAVGQGLLWASQIDGVDHRDTAEAVLGYLLDELWDEDAGTFATGTDASTYRITSRDAGDVTGGLNAADALLDLDVQEVYARYFNGTFNRGRLQRAERPNSRDEGAEFTLPLPPAAGGEYGQAAVYNDAVEYDTGADEWSVVDDTFTTSWALYTANQDIWIGNWAGDFFQGRGVPGRSDQPPEGA, from the coding sequence ATGGCAATCGATGACATTGACAGGCGCACGCTCCTCCGTCTCGGTGGGGTCGCAGCCATCGGCGCACTAGCGGGTTGTAACAGTCAGCAAGGCTCCGAGGCAACCTCGACGGCGACGACGACTCCCACGTCGACCGCAACGGCGACGGAAGCATCTGGAACCAACCCCCCCGGTGCGGATCAACTCGGAGGACCCGACGACCTCCAGTCGTCGGCGACGGTGGAAGCGACGATGCTTTCGTCCGACCAGGGCGCCGGCCAGCACGTGAACACGCCGGCCGTCGTCTGGGTCGAACAGGGCGCGACCGTGACGTGGAACATCGCCGAGGGCTCGCACTCGATTACGGCGTACCATCCGGACTTCGACCGGTCACTCCGGATTCCAGAGGGGGCGACGGCCTTCGATTCCGGGATTCTTTCCGCAGGAGAATCCTTCGAACACACCTTCGACACGCCGGGCGTCTACAATTACTTCTGTCGCCCGCACGAAGGACTCGGAATGGTCGGTCTCGTCGTCGTCGGGCAACCGCAGGAAGGCCCGGGAACGACGACCACTGCCGACATCGAACTGAGCGCTGCCGCCCAGTCGCTCACCCGCCTCCTCGACGTGGCGGGCATCGTCGCTAGTGAGGGTGGAACGACGAACGCCTACGCGTGGCAGGACGCCACGTGGGACTCATACTGGTACTCGCTGTACAACATGAGTACCAACATCGCCATGAGCGGCAACGGCGTCCAGTTCCCGCACAACGACGCCCAGCGGCAACAGTTCGAACAGCGAGTGCCGGCGATGCTCCAGCATGCGGATGTCGACAAACCCCCGATCAAGAATCCCAACCTGAACATGGCTGCGTTCACGGAGGGTGATCCCCACTTCACTCAAAAGCCTGTCTTCGACTCGGGCGACGGCCGCCCCGACGCGTCGACCCTGCAGTGGGACATGTCGAAGTCCTCGAAGGTCGTGAGCCCCTCCTCGGTCGCGTGGACGCATCTCAAAGGTGTGACGTGGGCGAAGAACTTCCAGAAACACTTCGAGACGCTTCCACCGGGAATTGCGGCGAAGTTCCGCGCGCAGATGCTCACCACCCTCGCCCAGATCGGGACGAACGCGACGCTCATCGCCGGCGGTCCGGACGGCAATGGAGCGCTCACGAAAGGCGACTCGCTCGAACTCGTCTCCGAGTTCCGACCGAGTGACGGCACGGTCGTCGACGACACGGCCCGGCCCAACCACCACTCGGCGATGCTCTGGTTCCTGTCGGATCTCACGAGTCTCGCCCAAAACGGGTGGTTCGGCTACGTGAACCCGGAACCGCTGATTCCGAACGGAAAGATCCAGCAACTGGCCGACGGGATGGCGCAGACGACGATGAACCTCTTCGATCCCTCGGATGTCGCCGACATGGGGTCGACCCGGGACCTCGGCCAGATGCTCGGTGCCGTCGGCTGGTACGGAACGCACGCCGGAAGCGACGAGCTGCGTGCTGCCGCCGCGAGCTACGCCGACGATCTGGCGGCTGAGGTCGACGCCCACCTCGAGGGCAACGGACACGTGGCCGACGGCGTGGCCAATGGGGCGGCGACGCAGGGCGCGGTCGGACAGGGGCTCCTCTGGGCCTCCCAGATCGACGGCGTCGATCACCGCGACACCGCGGAGGCCGTCCTCGGCTACCTGCTCGACGAACTCTGGGACGAGGACGCAGGCACCTTCGCCACCGGAACCGACGCGTCCACCTACCGAATCACGTCGCGTGACGCGGGCGACGTGACTGGCGGCCTCAACGCCGCCGACGCACTTCTCGATCTCGACGTGCAGGAGGTGTACGCCCGCTACTTCAACGGGACGTTCAACCGCGGGCGACTGCAACGGGCCGAACGTCCGAACAGCCGCGACGAGGGTGCCGAGTTCACGCTCCCCCTCCCGCCGGCTGCCGGCGGCGAGTACGGACAGGCCGCCGTGTACAACGACGCCGTCGAGTACGATACCGGCGCCGACGAGTGGTCGGTCGTCGACGACACGTTCACTACGTCGTGGGCACTGTACACCGCGAATCAGGACATCTGGATCGGCAACTGGGCAGGCGACTTCTTCCAGGGTCGCGGCGTGCCCGGCCGGAGCGACCAGCCGCCCGAGGGGGCCTGA
- a CDS encoding cupredoxin domain-containing protein encodes MIRERLGSTISHGTNIRGALGELFTQEFSYSTGYLATILNGCLFAPSLLTFWFVNGVIDFSTAIAIGAVTTPAGLQLRLLAYVLLVPTFLLVRMSLHLLHPDHRTQVLNGSCPSFQPLSLDWFSLGVLATGLPLALQNLGPWIGMNTVFLVGIFVVPRSLPDHRAKDAKLLALVLGSALFLYANYGAVAAPPLPSPATILGPVATFALDAETTERLFRLVNSLSFGPFAVAVFGVSANHVLTRPEFTDIPIVSHALPRRDPDVVIATSAALGTAFYLAVVGLITGRVILVP; translated from the coding sequence GTGATCCGCGAACGGCTCGGATCGACGATCAGTCACGGGACGAACATCCGAGGGGCGCTCGGAGAGTTGTTCACTCAGGAGTTCTCCTACTCGACGGGCTATCTCGCGACGATACTGAACGGGTGTCTGTTCGCCCCGTCGCTGCTCACGTTCTGGTTCGTCAACGGTGTGATCGACTTCTCTACCGCTATCGCTATCGGGGCCGTCACCACACCCGCCGGCCTGCAACTCCGGCTACTCGCGTACGTCCTCCTCGTTCCGACATTCCTCCTCGTTCGAATGAGTCTCCACCTCCTCCATCCGGACCACCGAACCCAAGTCCTCAACGGATCGTGCCCGAGTTTCCAGCCGCTGAGTCTGGACTGGTTCAGTCTGGGCGTCCTCGCGACGGGACTCCCGCTCGCCCTCCAGAACCTCGGGCCGTGGATCGGGATGAACACCGTCTTTCTCGTGGGCATCTTCGTCGTCCCGCGTTCGCTTCCAGATCACCGAGCGAAGGATGCGAAACTTCTCGCACTCGTCCTCGGCAGTGCGTTGTTTCTCTACGCGAATTATGGGGCTGTGGCCGCACCTCCGTTGCCGTCGCCGGCGACGATACTCGGTCCGGTCGCGACGTTCGCGCTCGACGCGGAGACCACGGAGCGGCTGTTTCGGCTGGTAAACAGCCTTTCGTTCGGCCCCTTCGCCGTGGCCGTCTTCGGCGTGAGTGCGAATCATGTGTTAACCCGCCCCGAATTCACCGACATCCCGATCGTCAGTCACGCGCTTCCACGCCGTGACCCCGACGTCGTCATCGCGACGAGTGCGGCGCTCGGAACCGCGTTCTACCTGGCCGTCGTCGGTCTCATAACGGGTCGCGTTATCCTCGTGCCCTAG